Proteins encoded together in one Vigna angularis cultivar LongXiaoDou No.4 chromosome 5, ASM1680809v1, whole genome shotgun sequence window:
- the LOC108321999 gene encoding auxin-responsive protein SAUR50, with protein MRVLGCILKLKGVLEKLQKSVLLRRHKSSFCEGDYEELGDHRGCVAEDVKEGHFVVIAKDNIETKRLVVPLSCLKNARFLRLLEEAAEEYGFDQHGALTIPCRPSELEMLLAQLWKERRRF; from the coding sequence ATGAGGGTTCTGGGATGTATTTTGAAGTTGAAGGGTGTGTTGGAAAAGCTTCAAAAGAGTGTCTTGTTGCGGAGACATAAATCAAGTTTCTGTGAAGGAGATTATGAAGAATTGGGAGATCACAGAGGGTGTGTTGCTGAAGATGTGAAAGAAGGGCATTTTGTTGTGATTGCAAAGGATAATATTGAGACAAAGAGATTGGTGGTTCCGTTGAGCTGTTTAAAGAACGCAAGATTCTTGAGGCTGTTGGAGGAAGCAGCAGAAGAATATGGGTTTGATCAACATGGTGCACTGACCATACCTTGCAGGCCTAGTGAACTTGAGATGCTATTGGCTCAACTATGGAAAGAAAGAAGACGATTCTGA